In Equus asinus isolate D_3611 breed Donkey chromosome 13, EquAss-T2T_v2, whole genome shotgun sequence, one DNA window encodes the following:
- the KRT23 gene encoding keratin, type I cytoskeletal 23, translating to MNSSHSFSQTLSGSLHGTWSGRGAYGTRGWPGSFPRAPSVHGGAGGVRISLSFTSPSCPPPGGSWGSGRGSCLLGGNGKETMQNLNNRLASYLDKVRALEEANMKLESRILKWHQERDPGSKQDYSQYEENISHLQEQIVDGKLTNAQIILLIDNARMAADDFSLKYDNEHSFKKDLEAEVEGLRKTLDNLTIVTTDLEQEVEGMRKELILMRKRHEQEMEEHRVPNDFKVNVKVDTTPGEDLIKVLQDMRQEYESIIKKKHQDLDTWYKEQSAMMAQEAANPKVVQSSQSDIHELKRTFQALEIDLQAQCNRKSALENTLSETQSRYSCQLQDMQQIISHYEEELMQLRHDLERQNSEYKVLLGIKTHLEKEIATYRQLLDGESEGTMEESKSSVKASAAPRIKAITQESVNGRVILSQVNEIQRCA from the exons ATGAACTCCAGCCACAGCTTCAGCCAGACCCTCTCGGGCTCCCTCCATGGCACATGGTCTGGCCGGGGAGCATATGGCACTAGGGGCTGGCCGGGGAGCTTCCCCCGGGCTCCCAGCGTCCATGGTGGAGCAGGAGGTGTCCGCATCTCCCTTTCCTTCACCTCACCAAGCTGCCCGCCCCCCGGAGGGTCCTGGGGGTCTGGAAGAGGCAGTTGCCTCCTAGGTGGAAATGGGAAGGAGACCATGCAGAACCTCAATAACCGCCTAGCCTCCTACTTGGACAAGGTGCGTGCCCTGGAGGAGGCCAACATGAAGCTCGAAAGTCGCATCCTGAAGTGGCATCAGGAGAGAGACCCTGGCAGTAAGCAAGATTACTCTCAATATGAGGAAAACATCAGCCACCTGCAGGAGCAG ATAGTGGATGGTAAGCTGACCAACGCTCAGATCATTCTTCTCATTGACAACGCCAGGATGGCCGCGGATGACTTCAGCCTCAA GTATGATAATGAACACTCCTTCAAGAAAGACTTGGAAGCTGAAGTTGAGGGTCTCCGAAAGACCTTGGATAATCTGACCATTGTCACAACAGACCTGGAACAGGAGGTTGAGGGAATGAGGAAGGAGCTCATCCTCATGAGGAAGCGCCACGAGCAG GAAATGGAGGAACATCGTGTGCCAAATGACTTCAAGGTCAATGTGAAGGTGGATACAACTCCAGGGGAAGATCTGATCAAGGTCCTGCAGGATATGAGGCAGGAATACGAGTCTATAATAAAGAAGAAGCATCAAGATTTGGACACGTGGTATAAAGAGCAG TCAGCGATGATGGCCCAGGAGGCGGCCAATCCAAAAGTTGTGCAGAGCAGCCAAAGTGACATTCATGAACTGAAGCGTACTTTCCAGGCCCTGGAGATCGACCTGCAGGCACAGTGCAACAGG aaatctGCTTTAGAAAACACGTTATCAGAGACCCAGTCTCGGTACTCCTGCCAACTCCAGGACATGCAACAGATAATCTCTCACTATGAGGAGGAACTGATGCAGTTACGCCATGACCTGGAGCGTCAGAACAGCGAATACAAGGTCCTCCTGGGCATCAAAACCCACCTAGAGAAGGAAATCGCCACGTACCGTCAGCTCCTGGACGGAGAGAGTGAAGG GACAATGGAGGAATCTAAGTCGAGTGTGAAAg CGTCTGCAGCACCAAGGATCAAGGCCATCACACAGGAGAGTGTCAACGGGAGAGTAATTCTTTCTCAAGTGAATGAGATCCAAAGGTGTGCGTGA